A genomic stretch from Desulfolutivibrio sulfodismutans DSM 3696 includes:
- the mutS gene encoding DNA mismatch repair protein MutS — protein MNGVKLTPMLEQYLRVKSEYPDTLLFYRMGDFYELFFEDAVTASRELQITLTSRNPGAASPVPMAGVPHHAADGYLSQLLEKGFRVAVCDQIEDPKLAKGLVKRAVTRVLTPGTTVEDASLRAKEHNYLAALFWDEREKAGGLAWADFSTGEWSGLFSRDQARLWQWAIKMSPRELLLPDGFEPPRQIAAVGLQISRYPARPHFDLAPATQRILAAQGVADLAVLDVADKPPLVRAMGAILSYLIQTQKQDITHLSPFRPVNLSKHMLLDEVTERNLEIFRRLDGKKGPGTLVHVLDRTITPMGGRLLESMLRQPWLESAPILATQEAVSLFVTDGALRDAVRCALDSVYDLERLAARIYLNRCAPKDFVALRQSLFGLAALRAALLAVPGNAPASDACRADDENPEPASVGVMSSDESCNVLSDVSGDVSSGVSGDVFGDISGLDSALGRADGPYAPDSPVTPDSPVTPASGALAGLAAVLAQWDDLSDIRDLLTRAFVDAPPPLVTEGGLFLPGYRPELDELMELTEHGEGRLKELLAEEQQASNLPRLKLGFNRVFGYYFELTKSGGYVPEHFERRQTLADRERYVTPRLKELEERLMEAGEKRKALEYSLFREVRETVAACRQRLASMAGVVARLDVWQGLAEAAVRWDWTRPQIHEGLAMEIRAGRHPVVEAAAGGDYIPNDLTLDDDRRVLLITGPNMAGKSTVLRQTAIIAVLAQIGSFVPAASARVGLVDRVFCRVGASDNLAMGQSTFMVEMSETARILRQAGKRSLVVLDEIGRGTSTFDGLALAWAVAEALADREEGGVRTLFATHYHELTRLEGVLPGVRNYNIAIKQWRGDIIFLRRLVPGPADRSYGIEVARLAGVPRAVVRRAGEILEELEKTRDAAAGERAGHGPKSAGQPALPGIFANPGTTGETCLPCTAHPLSLELAALDVDRITPLEALRMLGDFKSRYGGENAS, from the coding sequence ATGAACGGCGTCAAACTTACTCCCATGCTGGAGCAGTACCTCCGGGTGAAGTCCGAATATCCGGATACGCTCCTTTTTTACCGCATGGGGGACTTCTACGAGCTTTTCTTCGAGGACGCCGTCACGGCCTCCCGGGAACTCCAGATCACCCTGACCTCGCGCAACCCCGGGGCCGCCTCTCCCGTGCCCATGGCCGGGGTGCCGCACCATGCCGCCGACGGCTACCTGAGCCAGCTTTTGGAGAAGGGCTTCCGGGTGGCGGTCTGCGACCAGATCGAGGACCCCAAGCTGGCCAAGGGGCTGGTCAAGCGGGCCGTGACCCGGGTCTTGACCCCGGGCACCACCGTTGAGGACGCCAGCCTTCGGGCCAAGGAACACAACTATCTGGCGGCGCTTTTCTGGGACGAGCGGGAAAAGGCCGGGGGGCTGGCCTGGGCGGACTTCTCCACCGGGGAATGGTCGGGGCTTTTCTCCCGGGATCAGGCCCGGCTGTGGCAGTGGGCCATCAAAATGTCCCCCCGGGAGCTGCTTTTGCCCGACGGCTTCGAGCCTCCACGCCAGATCGCGGCGGTGGGGCTGCAGATCAGCCGCTACCCGGCCCGACCCCATTTCGACCTGGCCCCGGCCACCCAGCGCATCCTCGCCGCCCAGGGCGTGGCCGACCTCGCCGTTCTGGATGTGGCCGACAAGCCGCCCCTGGTGCGGGCCATGGGCGCGATCTTAAGCTATCTCATCCAGACCCAGAAGCAGGACATCACCCATCTGTCCCCGTTTCGGCCGGTCAACCTCTCAAAGCACATGCTGCTCGACGAGGTCACCGAGCGCAACCTGGAGATCTTTCGCCGCCTGGACGGCAAAAAGGGCCCCGGCACCCTGGTCCACGTCCTGGACCGGACCATCACCCCCATGGGCGGCCGGTTGCTGGAGTCCATGCTGCGCCAGCCCTGGCTGGAGTCCGCCCCCATTCTGGCCACCCAGGAGGCGGTCAGCCTTTTCGTCACGGACGGGGCGTTGCGCGACGCGGTGCGGTGCGCCCTGGATTCGGTCTACGACCTGGAGCGGCTGGCGGCGCGTATCTATCTCAACCGGTGCGCCCCCAAGGACTTCGTGGCCCTGCGGCAAAGCCTTTTTGGGCTTGCGGCGCTGCGTGCGGCCCTTTTGGCCGTGCCCGGGAACGCGCCTGCCTCGGACGCTTGCCGTGCGGATGACGAAAACCCAGAGCCCGCCTCGGTTGGCGTCATGTCTAGCGACGAATCGTGCAACGTATTGAGTGACGTTTCCGGAGACGTATCGAGCGGCGTGTCTGGCGACGTTTTTGGCGACATTTCTGGCCTGGATTCGGCCCTGGGGAGGGCCGACGGCCCATACGCGCCAGACTCGCCTGTCACGCCCGACTCGCCGGTCACCCCGGCCTCCGGGGCCTTGGCCGGGCTTGCGGCGGTCCTGGCCCAGTGGGACGATCTGTCCGACATCCGTGATCTTCTGACCCGGGCCTTTGTCGATGCGCCGCCGCCCCTGGTCACCGAGGGCGGGCTGTTTCTGCCGGGCTACCGTCCCGAACTCGACGAGCTGATGGAGCTGACCGAGCACGGGGAGGGCAGGCTCAAGGAGCTTTTGGCCGAAGAGCAGCAGGCCTCGAACCTGCCGCGCTTAAAACTGGGGTTCAACCGGGTCTTCGGCTATTATTTCGAGCTGACCAAGTCCGGCGGCTACGTGCCCGAACACTTCGAACGCCGCCAGACCCTGGCCGACCGGGAACGCTACGTGACCCCCCGCTTGAAGGAGCTGGAAGAGCGGCTCATGGAGGCCGGGGAGAAGCGCAAGGCCCTGGAATACAGCCTGTTTAGGGAAGTGCGGGAGACCGTGGCCGCCTGTCGGCAGCGCCTGGCGTCCATGGCCGGGGTGGTGGCCCGCCTCGACGTCTGGCAGGGGTTGGCCGAGGCCGCCGTGCGCTGGGACTGGACCAGGCCGCAGATCCACGAGGGCCTGGCCATGGAGATCCGGGCCGGACGCCATCCCGTGGTGGAGGCCGCCGCCGGGGGCGACTACATCCCAAACGACCTGACGCTCGACGACGACCGCCGGGTGCTGTTGATCACCGGCCCGAACATGGCCGGAAAATCCACGGTGCTCAGGCAGACCGCGATCATCGCCGTCCTGGCCCAGATCGGTTCCTTCGTGCCTGCCGCGTCGGCCCGGGTGGGGCTGGTGGACCGGGTGTTTTGCCGGGTGGGGGCCTCGGACAACCTGGCCATGGGCCAGAGCACGTTCATGGTGGAGATGAGCGAGACGGCCCGCATCCTGCGCCAGGCCGGGAAGCGGTCCCTGGTGGTCTTGGACGAGATCGGGCGCGGCACCAGCACCTTCGACGGGCTGGCCCTGGCCTGGGCCGTGGCCGAGGCCCTGGCCGACCGCGAGGAGGGCGGGGTGCGCACGCTCTTCGCCACCCATTACCACGAACTCACCCGCCTGGAAGGCGTGCTCCCCGGGGTGCGCAACTATAACATCGCCATCAAGCAGTGGCGCGGGGACATCATCTTTTTGCGCCGCCTGGTGCCGGGCCCGGCGGATCGCAGCTACGGCATCGAGGTGGCCAGGCTGGCCGGGGTGCCCCGGGCCGTGGTGCGCCGGGCCGGGGAGATATTGGAAGAGCTGGAGAAGACCCGCGACGCCGCCGCCGGGGAACGGGCCGGTCATGGCCCGAAGTCCGCCGGGCAGCCAGCCCTGCCCGGGATCTTCGCCAACCCCGGGACCACGGGGGAGACGTGCCTGCCCTGCACGGCCCACCCCCTGTCCCTGGAACTGGCGGCCCTGGACGTGGACCGCATCACGCCGCTTGAGGCCTTGCGGATGCTGGGGGATTTCAAATCACGCTACGGCGGGGAAAACGCATCGTAA
- the lysA gene encoding diaminopimelate decarboxylase, which produces MNHFTYRQGELFAENIPVADLAARHGTPLYIYSAATLRRHFEAFDSAFDGLPHLTCYSVKANSNLCVLGLLAECGAGMDIVSGGELHRALSAGVDPQKIVYSGVGKRPAEIEQALATGILMFNVESMGELDRISAIASRMGKTAHIALRINPDVDPKTHPYISTGMKKNKFGLDMDNSLRAYERAMDLPGIEPVGIDCHIGSQLTSIEPFLEALDKIVSFGDKLMARGVPLRYLDLGGGLGITYNEEEPPHPAQFGEALSAALENHPMTLILEPGRVIVGNAGILVTEATYTKSTPSKDFVIVDAAMNDLVRPALYDSYHAIGEVKKHGRPEKNVDVVGPICESSDFLARGRELPEIEPGELLAVFSAGAYGFTMSSNYNSRPRAAEILVDGDVAVVARKRETYEDLIALERDCIE; this is translated from the coding sequence ATGAATCATTTCACCTACCGGCAGGGTGAGCTTTTCGCCGAGAACATCCCGGTGGCCGATCTCGCCGCGCGCCACGGCACGCCGCTGTACATCTACAGCGCGGCCACCCTGCGCCGCCATTTCGAGGCCTTCGACTCGGCCTTCGACGGCCTGCCGCACCTGACCTGCTATTCGGTCAAGGCCAACTCCAACCTGTGCGTGCTGGGGCTTCTGGCCGAATGCGGCGCGGGCATGGACATCGTCTCCGGCGGGGAACTGCACCGGGCCCTGTCCGCCGGGGTGGACCCGCAAAAGATCGTCTATTCCGGGGTGGGCAAGCGCCCGGCGGAGATCGAGCAGGCCCTGGCCACGGGCATCCTCATGTTCAATGTGGAGTCCATGGGGGAACTGGACCGCATCAGCGCCATTGCCTCGCGCATGGGAAAAACCGCGCACATCGCCCTGCGCATCAATCCCGACGTGGACCCCAAGACCCATCCCTACATCTCCACGGGCATGAAGAAAAACAAGTTCGGCCTGGACATGGACAATTCGCTTCGGGCCTACGAGCGGGCCATGGATCTGCCCGGCATCGAACCCGTGGGCATCGACTGCCACATCGGCTCCCAGCTCACCAGCATCGAGCCCTTCCTGGAGGCTCTGGACAAGATCGTCAGCTTCGGGGACAAGCTCATGGCCCGGGGCGTGCCGCTACGCTATCTCGATCTGGGCGGCGGCCTGGGCATCACCTACAACGAAGAGGAGCCGCCGCATCCGGCCCAGTTCGGCGAGGCCCTGTCCGCCGCCCTGGAGAACCATCCCATGACGCTCATTCTCGAACCCGGCCGGGTCATCGTGGGCAACGCAGGCATCCTGGTCACCGAGGCCACGTATACCAAAAGCACGCCGAGCAAGGATTTCGTCATCGTGGACGCGGCCATGAACGATCTGGTGCGCCCGGCCCTGTACGATTCCTACCACGCCATCGGCGAGGTCAAAAAACACGGACGGCCGGAGAAAAACGTGGATGTGGTGGGCCCCATCTGCGAATCCAGCGACTTTCTGGCCCGGGGGCGGGAGCTTCCGGAAATCGAACCCGGCGAACTACTGGCCGTGTTCTCGGCCGGGGCCTACGGGTTCACCATGTCCTCCAACTACAATTCCCGGCCGCGCGCGGCCGAAATCCTGGTGGACGGGGATGTGGCGGTGGTGGCCAGAAAACGCGAGACCTACGAGGATTTGATCGCGCTGGAACGCGACTGCATCGAATAG
- a CDS encoding metal-dependent hydrolase produces MDPVTHVASGILVGQAVRDRYPRGRWLIFFTVLCAWIPDIDNLVTYLGPEAYMRHHRGLTHSILGGAAMAVLLAAAFRPLSRGASFAKVFALAYGCILLHDFLDVITTYGTQIFLPFSDARIGLPAVFIVDPIYTGVMLVAVILGFFMKPRAKAVAALALGWLFLYPAASLGLREIVAAAQEKRLAAEGLPRAVAHVTTDALSPFFWKVVVDDGESYRVRGASLLEPSGGPDVAVREKADRRELRRLGRDAPILATYDWFAEFPAVSSAAGPTAPTSTAAPSPGDGLIPAAQAGQAATSGDTSPRISAPARTLIFSDMRFLGTSPILPEGWRNPDHPTFSMRVELDAAGRPERVFFNRGGRPEPVFPVPSTP; encoded by the coding sequence ATGGACCCCGTAACCCATGTGGCCAGCGGCATTCTGGTCGGCCAGGCCGTGCGCGACCGGTATCCGCGCGGCAGATGGCTGATTTTCTTCACGGTCCTTTGCGCCTGGATTCCGGATATCGACAACCTCGTGACCTACCTGGGGCCCGAGGCCTACATGCGTCATCATCGGGGCCTGACCCATTCGATCCTCGGCGGGGCGGCCATGGCCGTCCTTTTGGCCGCCGCGTTTCGGCCCCTGTCGCGGGGGGCGTCCTTCGCCAAAGTCTTTGCCCTGGCTTACGGCTGCATCCTTTTGCATGATTTCCTGGACGTCATCACCACCTACGGCACGCAGATTTTTCTGCCCTTTTCCGACGCGCGCATCGGGCTTCCGGCGGTTTTCATCGTGGATCCCATCTATACCGGGGTGATGTTGGTGGCCGTGATTTTGGGCTTTTTCATGAAGCCCCGGGCAAAGGCCGTGGCCGCCCTGGCCCTGGGCTGGCTCTTTCTCTATCCGGCGGCCAGCCTGGGGCTGCGGGAGATCGTGGCGGCGGCCCAGGAGAAACGCCTGGCGGCCGAGGGCCTGCCCCGGGCTGTGGCCCATGTGACCACGGACGCCCTAAGCCCTTTTTTCTGGAAGGTGGTGGTGGACGACGGCGAGAGCTACCGGGTGCGCGGGGCCAGCCTTCTGGAGCCCTCCGGCGGACCCGATGTGGCCGTGCGCGAAAAAGCCGACCGCAGGGAACTGCGGCGGCTGGGCCGGGACGCCCCGATCCTGGCCACCTACGACTGGTTTGCGGAATTTCCGGCCGTCAGCAGCGCCGCAGGCCCGACCGCTCCGACCTCCACGGCCGCTCCCAGCCCAGGCGACGGCCTCATTCCTGCGGCCCAGGCCGGGCAGGCCGCGACATCAGGCGACACATCCCCCCGGATATCCGCACCTGCCCGGACCTTGATCTTTTCCGACATGCGGTTTCTGGGCACGAGTCCGATTCTGCCCGAGGGCTGGCGCAATCCTGATCATCCGACCTTTTCCATGCGGGTGGAACTCGATGCGGCGGGGCGTCCGGAGCGGGTGTTTTTCAACCGGGGCGGGCGACCCGAACCGGTTTTCCCGGTTCCTTCCACCCCGTAA
- a CDS encoding thioredoxin domain-containing protein: MAGENRLAAEVSPYLRQHATNPVDWYPWEDAAFAKALAEDKPVFLSIGYSTCHWCHVMAHESFEDAEVAKALADGFVAVKVDREERPDVDAVYMAACQALTGRGGWPLTILMFPDGRPFFAGTYLPKVGAPGRPGLLDILAAARQAWNGRRGELESATGRILDHLRDSAAAQGDIPGPDIFKTALDQLSRSFDAARGGFGPAPKFPSPHILLFLLDQAARTGDPAPRAMAERTLTAMALGGIHDHIGHGYHRYSTDADWLVPHFEKMLSDQSMLLLAHAETAHAAPDDASRSFHRQAALDLAGYMDRALSAPDGGFFTAEDADSEGVEGKFYVWTADEIRAVLPESDAAFFMDLYGFAEDGNFHDESTRRKTGANIPHLTQPVRQWAAARGLDPDAAADRAEAIRQRLFAVRELRVHPSRDEKILADTNGLAIAALARAARRLDQPRLAERAQAAANFVLTHMRDGNGRLLHRFCDGQAAVSGFLDDYAFLAWGLFELHQTTLDPGHLDAALALADILAARFADPKRGGFFLTADDAESLALRPKDLFDAAVPSGNAVALFLLTALGRLAHRPDLEDAARTVIPALAPLAADYPAGFTHFLSALAFATGPDALATVTGDPDAPDTMALLAALRRAGAPGLLVTLVPDAEPAKVSLCRDRTCLPPVGSVEELEGILGEGISGGAAPTPPAGA, translated from the coding sequence ATGGCCGGAGAAAACCGTCTCGCCGCCGAGGTCAGCCCCTATCTGCGCCAGCACGCCACAAACCCCGTGGACTGGTATCCCTGGGAAGATGCGGCCTTTGCCAAGGCCTTGGCCGAGGACAAGCCCGTGTTTTTGTCCATCGGTTATTCCACCTGCCACTGGTGCCACGTCATGGCGCACGAGTCCTTCGAGGACGCCGAGGTGGCGAAGGCCCTGGCCGACGGGTTCGTGGCCGTCAAGGTGGACCGCGAGGAACGCCCGGACGTGGACGCCGTGTACATGGCCGCCTGCCAGGCCCTGACCGGCCGGGGCGGCTGGCCGCTGACCATCCTCATGTTCCCGGACGGCCGTCCCTTTTTCGCCGGAACCTATCTGCCCAAGGTCGGCGCGCCCGGCCGCCCCGGTCTCCTGGACATCCTGGCCGCCGCCAGACAGGCCTGGAACGGCCGCCGAGGCGAACTGGAAAGCGCCACGGGCCGCATCCTGGACCATCTGCGCGACAGCGCCGCCGCCCAGGGCGACATCCCAGGCCCGGACATCTTCAAAACGGCCCTGGACCAACTCAGCCGCAGCTTCGACGCCGCACGCGGCGGGTTCGGCCCGGCTCCGAAGTTTCCCTCGCCGCACATCCTGCTTTTTCTCCTGGATCAGGCGGCGCGTACCGGCGACCCGGCCCCCCGGGCCATGGCCGAACGCACCCTGACGGCCATGGCCCTGGGCGGCATCCACGACCACATCGGCCACGGCTACCACCGCTATTCCACGGACGCCGACTGGCTCGTGCCGCATTTCGAAAAGATGCTCTCCGACCAATCCATGCTGCTCCTGGCCCATGCCGAAACGGCCCATGCCGCGCCGGACGACGCCTCCCGGTCCTTCCACCGCCAGGCCGCCCTTGATCTGGCGGGCTACATGGACCGCGCCCTGTCCGCCCCGGACGGCGGCTTTTTCACGGCCGAGGACGCCGATTCCGAAGGCGTGGAGGGAAAATTCTACGTCTGGACGGCAGATGAAATACGCGCCGTCCTGCCGGAGTCCGACGCGGCATTTTTCATGGACCTTTACGGATTCGCCGAGGACGGCAATTTCCACGACGAGTCGACCCGTCGAAAAACCGGGGCCAACATCCCGCACCTGACCCAGCCCGTCCGGCAATGGGCCGCCGCCCGGGGGCTCGATCCCGACGCCGCCGCCGACCGGGCCGAGGCTATCCGGCAGCGGCTTTTCGCCGTGCGCGAACTGCGCGTGCATCCAAGCCGCGACGAAAAGATCCTGGCCGACACCAACGGGCTGGCCATCGCCGCCCTGGCCCGGGCCGCCCGGCGACTCGATCAGCCCAGGCTGGCCGAACGCGCCCAGGCCGCTGCCAATTTCGTCCTAACGCACATGCGCGACGGCAACGGCCGCCTGCTGCACCGCTTCTGCGACGGCCAGGCCGCCGTGTCCGGGTTCCTCGACGACTACGCCTTCCTGGCCTGGGGGCTCTTCGAGCTGCACCAGACCACCCTGGACCCCGGCCACCTGGACGCCGCCCTGGCCCTGGCGGACATCCTGGCCGCCCGGTTCGCCGACCCAAAACGCGGTGGTTTCTTCCTCACTGCCGACGACGCCGAATCCCTGGCGCTTCGGCCCAAAGACCTCTTCGACGCCGCCGTGCCCTCGGGCAATGCCGTGGCCCTGTTCCTTCTGACCGCCCTGGGACGCCTGGCCCATCGCCCGGACCTGGAAGACGCGGCCCGCACGGTCATCCCGGCCCTGGCCCCCCTGGCCGCAGACTATCCCGCCGGTTTCACGCACTTCCTGTCCGCCCTGGCCTTCGCCACCGGCCCGGACGCCCTGGCCACGGTCACCGGCGACCCGGACGCGCCGGACACCATGGCGCTCCTGGCGGCCCTGCGCCGGGCAGGCGCGCCGGGACTGCTCGTCACCCTCGTGCCGGACGCCGAACCGGCAAAGGTCAGCCTGTGCCGCGACCGGACCTGCCTGCCGCCCGTGGGGAGTGTTGAGGAGTTGGAGGGGATATTGGGAGAGGGGATAAGTGGGGGCGCTGCCCCCACGCCCCCGGCAGGGGCCTAA
- a CDS encoding pyridoxal phosphate-dependent aminotransferase codes for MPAQTPRFSRRAGRIKISATKLMPMLAAEVGGCVSLGQGVPSFATPGFVADAVCDALRRDPAAGKYSLQPGLPALRRAVAGLFAREKGLTADPDSEILISVGAMEALLAAMLVLVDEGDEVIVPAPYYPSHVEQVLLSGGRPVFAPLRPDFSLDPGAVARAVTEKTRAVIITSPHNPTGAVFAEADLRAVAEIAVAHDLTVICDDTYDSLSYDAPATSLAMFPELRERMVAVGSFSKRFALTGWRVGYAFAPRPIMDQMLKVHDCAAICAPMPGQIAALAALTGPQDVFAGFAAALSARRDLACRRLDALSGHLSYVRPAGAFYIMARYRGDAPPMDMAVRLIREAHVITIPGDAFGPGGEQSLRLSFGADEAELTEAFDRLDRFFGK; via the coding sequence ATGCCCGCACAGACGCCCCGTTTCAGCCGCCGCGCCGGACGCATCAAAATATCGGCCACCAAGCTCATGCCCATGCTCGCCGCCGAGGTGGGCGGCTGCGTGTCGCTGGGACAGGGCGTGCCGTCTTTCGCCACCCCGGGTTTCGTGGCCGACGCAGTCTGCGACGCCCTTCGCCGCGACCCTGCCGCCGGGAAGTATTCGCTGCAACCGGGCCTGCCTGCCCTGCGCCGGGCCGTGGCCGGGCTTTTCGCCCGGGAAAAGGGTCTGACGGCCGACCCGGACAGCGAAATCCTCATCTCGGTCGGGGCCATGGAGGCGCTTCTGGCGGCCATGCTGGTCTTGGTCGACGAGGGCGACGAGGTCATCGTACCCGCGCCGTATTATCCCTCCCATGTGGAGCAGGTGCTCCTCTCCGGCGGCCGTCCGGTCTTTGCGCCGCTTCGCCCCGATTTCAGCCTGGACCCCGGGGCCGTGGCCCGGGCCGTGACGGAAAAGACCCGGGCCGTCATCATCACCTCGCCGCACAACCCCACAGGCGCGGTCTTTGCCGAGGCCGACCTTCGGGCCGTGGCCGAGATCGCCGTGGCCCATGACCTCACCGTCATCTGCGACGACACCTACGACAGCCTGTCCTACGACGCCCCGGCCACAAGCCTGGCAATGTTTCCCGAGCTTCGCGAGCGCATGGTGGCCGTGGGCAGCTTCTCCAAGCGGTTCGCGCTCACGGGCTGGCGCGTGGGCTATGCGTTTGCCCCACGCCCCATCATGGACCAGATGCTCAAGGTGCACGACTGCGCCGCCATCTGCGCCCCCATGCCCGGCCAGATCGCGGCCCTGGCCGCCCTTACCGGCCCGCAGGACGTCTTCGCCGGGTTCGCCGCCGCCCTTTCGGCCCGGCGCGATCTGGCCTGCCGCCGCCTGGACGCCCTGTCCGGGCATCTCTCCTACGTGCGCCCGGCCGGGGCCTTCTACATCATGGCCCGCTACCGGGGCGACGCGCCGCCCATGGACATGGCCGTGCGGCTCATCCGCGAGGCGCACGTCATCACCATCCCGGGCGACGCCTTCGGCCCCGGCGGCGAACAGTCGCTTCGCCTGTCGTTCGGCGCGGATGAGGCGGAACTGACCGAGGCCTTCGACAGACTCGACCGATTCTTCGGAAAATAA
- a CDS encoding DMT family transporter yields the protein MLRGVLYVLGSAVCYGVGPIIFKSGMAAGLMPLDLLMCRFSVAAVIVAVILLVKNRGRLHIPRRTMLRAAVVTPVFNCSQTFLFVTALTYIPAATNSLILYFYPLAVAVLSRIFFGFTAGRDFVVSLGLVLAGSVFVSVDAFSSAAPLPGIAASMGAMLVFSANLMVLQRFLKNDNPMEFTLCIFVMAAVIFAAMRGPTAVLVYTPEQVVFALLAGIVPTALSMPLLYAGVARIGSAYASIFSSLELVVTVVLSWLVLGEAVSLGQVAGMGCILAGVILPNVVLMRRYRDVRRGGNP from the coding sequence ATGCTTCGCGGGGTGCTTTACGTACTCGGGTCGGCCGTGTGCTACGGCGTGGGGCCGATCATCTTCAAGTCGGGCATGGCGGCGGGGCTTATGCCGCTGGATTTGCTCATGTGCCGGTTCTCGGTGGCGGCCGTGATCGTGGCCGTTATCCTGCTCGTAAAAAATCGGGGGCGGCTGCACATTCCCAGGCGGACCATGCTCCGGGCGGCGGTCGTGACCCCGGTTTTCAACTGCTCCCAGACCTTTCTCTTCGTCACCGCGCTGACGTACATCCCGGCGGCCACCAATTCGCTGATCCTGTACTTCTATCCCCTGGCCGTGGCGGTGCTGTCGCGGATTTTTTTCGGGTTTACGGCCGGTCGCGATTTCGTGGTCTCGCTTGGGTTGGTTTTGGCCGGGAGTGTGTTCGTCTCCGTGGATGCCTTCTCCTCGGCCGCTCCGCTGCCGGGGATTGCGGCCTCGATGGGGGCCATGCTGGTTTTTTCGGCGAACCTTATGGTGTTGCAACGGTTTTTAAAAAACGACAACCCCATGGAGTTCACCCTGTGCATCTTCGTGATGGCGGCGGTGATCTTTGCGGCCATGCGGGGACCGACGGCGGTTTTGGTCTATACGCCGGAGCAGGTGGTGTTCGCGCTTCTGGCCGGAATCGTGCCCACGGCGCTGTCCATGCCGCTTTTGTACGCCGGGGTGGCGCGCATCGGCAGCGCCTACGCCTCGATCTTTTCGTCTCTGGAGTTGGTGGTGACGGTGGTCTTGTCGTGGCTGGTTCTGGGCGAGGCCGTGTCCCTTGGGCAGGTGGCGGGCATGGGGTGCATCCTGGCCGGGGTGATTTTGCCGAATGTGGTGCTTATGCGGCGCTATCGGGATGTGCGGCGAGGCGGTAATCCGTAG
- a CDS encoding helix-turn-helix transcriptional regulator gives MSAPTRERITNGCVDLSYRVPVKKAEMVKRVMRALLEDDEQDDSAGYVTPEEAFGPSSPARALRGYRYREALTQAKLAALVGVTAQNISDMECGRRGIGKEMARKLGEALNAPWARFL, from the coding sequence ATGTCGGCGCCCACGAGGGAGCGGATTACGAACGGATGTGTTGACCTGTCGTATCGCGTCCCGGTCAAAAAGGCGGAGATGGTCAAGCGGGTCATGCGGGCGCTGCTTGAGGACGACGAACAGGATGACAGCGCCGGGTATGTCACCCCTGAAGAGGCCTTCGGCCCATCGTCTCCCGCACGGGCGTTGCGCGGCTACCGTTACCGCGAGGCGCTGACCCAGGCCAAACTCGCCGCACTGGTTGGCGTCACGGCGCAAAACATCAGCGACATGGAGTGCGGCAGGCGCGGCATCGGCAAGGAGATGGCCCGAAAGCTCGGGGAAGCGCTCAATGCGCCATGGGCTCGATTTTTATGA
- a CDS encoding cytotoxic translational repressor of toxin-antitoxin stability system, whose protein sequence is MPWTVLIPKRVAKQARRLPAVVLDAVAQLVADLELDGPIQNGWPNYGKITGRPNCHHCHVKKGRPTYVVI, encoded by the coding sequence ATGCCCTGGACGGTTCTCATACCCAAGCGCGTCGCCAAGCAGGCCCGGAGATTGCCTGCCGTCGTGTTGGACGCCGTGGCCCAGTTGGTGGCCGATCTTGAGCTTGACGGGCCGATCCAGAACGGGTGGCCGAACTACGGCAAGATCACGGGAAGGCCGAATTGCCACCATTGCCATGTCAAAAAAGGCCGCCCCACCTATGTGGTCATCTGA